A single region of the Rubripirellula tenax genome encodes:
- a CDS encoding efflux RND transporter periplasmic adaptor subunit, with translation MQHKANNVGGTAIRWISCFLVIIAALATHSRWWPPLSKMIDKTLASQRTNDGPGDNGHDHGTAGHGAHPELGGSGQSITSLELSPQAMMNLGLTSEFLRPVELSTYRRSTTVPAVVVAKPGRSSIIVSSPLNGVVTHVHAVTGEAVMPGDLLFEVRLTYEDLVETQTSYLKTISELEVEDREISRLEQATQSGAISGKQLLERRYEKGKLEAYAKSQREALRMHGLSDRQVDSIGTEGKLLRELKIVAPDVDTHDHHEELRLSQISAIPVSFTQSMPPSILPELKSSDHDQSHDHTHNHSHGKNALVIDDLQVHKGQAIFAGEKLCSLSDYTQLFIEGKAFENDIAAITKAVERNWTVDAVLSGSSGKEYVRDLKLVFVSNSIDPESRTLSMFVELPNETVRDETNGDGQRFLSWKYRLGQRMELRVPVEEWDDQIVLPVDAVVKDGADWFVFQQNGKVFTRVPVHVRYRDQNAVVIANDGSVYPGDVVAFTAAHQMQMAIKNKSGGGADPHAGHTH, from the coding sequence ATGCAACATAAAGCTAACAACGTGGGTGGTACAGCGATTCGCTGGATCTCGTGCTTCCTTGTGATCATCGCGGCCCTGGCGACTCATTCCCGCTGGTGGCCACCGTTGTCGAAGATGATCGACAAGACACTCGCGTCACAGCGAACAAATGACGGCCCCGGCGACAACGGGCATGATCACGGAACCGCGGGTCACGGTGCTCATCCAGAATTAGGTGGCAGTGGGCAGTCCATTACATCGTTGGAACTGAGTCCTCAGGCGATGATGAACCTGGGACTCACGTCCGAATTCCTGCGACCGGTCGAGTTGTCAACTTATCGCCGATCGACCACCGTGCCGGCCGTCGTGGTGGCCAAGCCTGGTCGATCGTCCATCATTGTCTCGTCACCACTCAACGGCGTCGTCACTCACGTTCATGCGGTGACCGGCGAAGCCGTGATGCCGGGTGATCTGCTATTCGAGGTTCGATTGACGTATGAAGATTTGGTCGAGACTCAAACGTCTTACCTGAAAACGATCAGCGAATTGGAAGTCGAAGATCGCGAGATTTCCAGATTAGAACAAGCCACCCAGTCGGGCGCGATTTCTGGCAAGCAACTTTTGGAACGTCGCTACGAAAAAGGGAAGCTCGAGGCGTACGCCAAGTCACAGCGCGAGGCCCTTCGAATGCACGGCCTCTCGGATCGCCAAGTCGACTCGATCGGAACGGAAGGAAAGTTGCTGCGTGAGTTGAAAATTGTTGCTCCCGACGTCGATACGCACGACCATCACGAAGAACTTCGGCTCAGCCAGATCTCGGCGATCCCGGTGTCTTTTACTCAATCGATGCCACCTTCGATCCTGCCCGAACTCAAGAGCTCAGATCACGACCAAAGCCACGATCACACGCACAATCACTCGCACGGTAAAAATGCACTCGTGATTGATGACTTGCAAGTTCATAAGGGCCAAGCAATCTTCGCGGGTGAAAAACTCTGTTCACTGTCCGATTACACGCAGTTGTTTATCGAAGGGAAAGCTTTCGAGAACGATATTGCCGCGATTACCAAAGCGGTCGAACGCAACTGGACCGTCGACGCCGTGCTGAGTGGATCTTCGGGCAAGGAGTACGTTCGTGATTTGAAGCTCGTGTTTGTTTCGAACTCCATCGATCCCGAATCACGGACGCTGTCCATGTTTGTGGAGTTGCCAAACGAAACCGTTCGCGATGAAACGAATGGCGATGGCCAACGGTTCCTGTCCTGGAAATACCGCCTTGGTCAGCGGATGGAGTTGCGTGTGCCAGTCGAAGAATGGGATGACCAGATCGTGCTACCCGTTGATGCTGTTGTGAAGGACGGCGCGGATTGGTTCGTCTTTCAACAAAACGGAAAGGTGTTTACACGCGTTCCTGTCCACGTGCGGTACCGCGACCAGAATGCGGTTGTGATCGCGAACGATGGATCGGTGTATCCCGGTGACGTCGTTGCATTTACGGCCGCTCATCAGATGCAAATGGCGATTAAGAATAAGTCTGGCGGCGGTGCCGACCCACACGCCGGTCATACTCACTAA
- a CDS encoding efflux RND transporter permease subunit, producing MLNAVIRFALRQRLLVIAIALFLVGYGTWQTMVMPIDVFPNLNRPRVVIMTEAPGMAPEEVESLITFPIETTMNGANGVEAVRSSSGVGISVIYVEFAYGTDVYTDRQIVAERMQMVQDRLPKGITPQLAPISSIMGQVLMLGMWNDNADADPMELRTTADWVVRQRLLTIPGVSQVFTMGGQRKQFQVLVDPDAMLRYGVTLAEVESAVSRSNENGTGGYLDRQGPNELLVRSLGRIASIDDLKKIPVTIREGRPVLLTQVASVVEGAQVKRGDSSAFVRSTDFLTSPPTSQWRGGPAVVLTINKQPDADTRRVTDDVMKAIEELKPTLPPGTQISTVYSQKAFIDRAIDNVVEALRDGGILVVVILFLFLLNLRTTFITLTAIPLSLVMTAIVFSVFGLSINTMTLGGIAVAMGELVDDAIVDVENIFRRLKENRAAGSPLNPLLVVFRASTEVRRSIVFGTMIVILVFLPLFALGGMEGKLFVPLGIAYIVSILSSLIVSLTVTPVLSYWFLALSKGREPEQDGFTLRWLKWVADKIIRFSLTFPRFNLGVTILMVVIATIFLTRLEKDFLPPFNEGTIQLNVVLPPGTSLSASTTIARTVEESLKKIDDVQRFARRTGRAELDEHAEGVNMSEIIIELDPDSPNSREDQLAKIRESMEQIPGVVTAVEQPIAHLISHMLSGVKAQVGIKIYGDDLDLLRQRAEQVLSKMQRVPGVIDAILEPQVIIPQLRIELDRNKLLQYGMTTASVNDYIETAMNGKVVSEVLDGMRTFDLVVRMKDEYREDIEELKRLSIQLPEGGTMPLSALAKIYESGGPNAVNRENVRRRVVIQCNVADRGVVDVVTDIQAAIAPIVTQLPSGYFVEYGGQFQSQKSASRVISVLFVISMACVFLVLFTLFRSVNLAFQVMAALPMAFIGSVAALVITGQTLTIAAMVGFISLAGIASRNGILLLQHYLHLVQHEGEEFTPAMIVRAGLERLAPVLMTALTSGIGLVPLVLSAGEAGKEILYPVATVILGGLISSTALDFFVHPALFSLFGITSAKRVVGDSVKEVTLDE from the coding sequence ATGCTAAACGCAGTCATCCGATTTGCGCTTCGCCAACGTTTGCTTGTCATCGCTATTGCTCTGTTCCTAGTCGGGTATGGGACATGGCAAACGATGGTCATGCCGATCGACGTTTTTCCCAATCTCAACCGCCCTCGTGTTGTGATCATGACTGAGGCGCCGGGCATGGCTCCGGAAGAAGTCGAGTCGCTGATCACGTTTCCGATCGAAACGACGATGAATGGTGCTAACGGCGTCGAAGCCGTTCGAAGCTCCTCGGGCGTCGGCATCTCAGTGATCTATGTCGAATTCGCGTACGGCACCGACGTGTATACCGACCGTCAAATCGTAGCCGAGCGAATGCAGATGGTTCAGGATCGCTTGCCCAAGGGAATCACGCCACAGCTTGCACCGATTTCGTCCATCATGGGACAAGTCTTGATGCTTGGCATGTGGAACGACAATGCCGACGCGGATCCGATGGAGTTGCGGACGACTGCGGATTGGGTCGTCCGCCAACGGTTGCTAACGATTCCTGGCGTTTCACAAGTCTTTACGATGGGCGGGCAGCGAAAGCAGTTTCAAGTTTTAGTCGATCCCGACGCAATGTTGCGATATGGCGTAACGCTTGCGGAAGTCGAATCTGCTGTTTCACGCAGCAACGAAAACGGCACCGGCGGTTACCTCGATCGCCAAGGTCCTAATGAACTGCTTGTTCGGTCGTTGGGACGGATTGCCTCGATCGATGACCTCAAGAAAATTCCGGTGACCATTCGCGAAGGTCGGCCGGTGTTGTTGACGCAAGTCGCAAGCGTCGTCGAAGGAGCGCAGGTCAAACGGGGTGATAGTTCGGCGTTTGTCAGGTCCACCGATTTTTTAACTTCTCCGCCCACAAGCCAATGGCGGGGCGGGCCGGCGGTGGTTCTGACGATCAACAAGCAACCCGATGCCGATACTCGCCGCGTTACCGACGATGTGATGAAGGCGATTGAGGAACTGAAGCCGACGCTTCCGCCGGGAACTCAGATTTCAACGGTCTACTCGCAAAAAGCGTTCATCGACCGCGCGATCGATAACGTCGTGGAAGCACTTCGTGATGGCGGCATTCTTGTCGTCGTCATCTTGTTTCTGTTTCTGTTGAATCTGCGGACAACTTTCATCACACTTACCGCGATTCCACTTTCGCTGGTGATGACCGCGATTGTGTTTTCGGTTTTCGGACTTTCGATCAATACCATGACGCTGGGTGGCATCGCCGTAGCGATGGGCGAATTGGTCGATGACGCGATAGTCGATGTGGAGAACATCTTTCGGCGTTTGAAAGAGAATCGAGCCGCGGGCAGCCCGTTGAATCCGTTGCTGGTCGTCTTTCGCGCTAGTACCGAAGTCCGCCGTTCGATCGTATTCGGGACCATGATTGTGATTCTGGTGTTCTTGCCGCTGTTTGCTCTCGGCGGCATGGAGGGCAAGTTGTTCGTGCCGTTGGGTATCGCGTACATCGTTTCGATTCTGTCCTCGCTGATCGTTTCGCTGACGGTTACGCCAGTGCTGTCTTATTGGTTTCTGGCGCTCAGCAAAGGTCGCGAACCTGAACAGGACGGCTTCACCCTTCGGTGGTTGAAGTGGGTTGCGGATAAGATCATTCGATTCAGCTTGACGTTCCCGCGATTCAATCTTGGCGTGACGATCCTGATGGTCGTGATTGCGACCATTTTTCTGACGCGACTGGAGAAGGACTTTCTTCCACCGTTCAACGAGGGCACGATCCAGTTGAACGTTGTTCTTCCGCCCGGGACTTCGCTGTCTGCTTCGACGACGATCGCGCGGACGGTCGAGGAATCACTGAAGAAGATCGACGACGTACAACGGTTTGCTCGTCGGACCGGGCGTGCGGAACTGGACGAACACGCCGAGGGCGTGAACATGTCGGAGATCATCATTGAACTTGATCCCGACTCGCCAAATTCACGTGAGGATCAGTTAGCCAAAATCCGCGAATCGATGGAACAGATCCCGGGCGTCGTAACGGCCGTTGAGCAACCCATCGCCCACTTGATCTCGCACATGTTGTCAGGCGTGAAGGCGCAAGTCGGAATCAAGATTTACGGAGACGATCTGGATCTGTTGCGACAAAGGGCGGAACAAGTTCTTTCAAAAATGCAACGCGTTCCCGGCGTCATCGACGCGATACTGGAACCTCAAGTGATCATTCCTCAGCTGCGTATCGAGTTGGATCGCAACAAGCTATTGCAGTATGGAATGACAACGGCCAGCGTCAATGATTACATCGAAACGGCGATGAACGGAAAGGTTGTTTCAGAGGTGCTGGACGGGATGCGAACGTTTGATTTGGTGGTTCGCATGAAAGACGAGTATCGCGAGGATATCGAGGAGCTGAAGCGGCTGTCGATTCAATTGCCCGAGGGAGGTACGATGCCGCTTTCAGCGCTAGCGAAGATCTACGAGTCGGGTGGTCCGAACGCAGTGAATCGTGAGAACGTCCGTCGCAGGGTTGTCATCCAGTGCAATGTTGCCGATCGTGGGGTCGTCGACGTGGTGACGGATATTCAAGCGGCGATCGCGCCGATCGTCACGCAACTTCCATCGGGTTACTTTGTCGAATATGGCGGACAGTTCCAGAGTCAAAAATCGGCCAGCCGCGTGATCTCGGTCCTGTTCGTTATTTCCATGGCTTGTGTTTTCTTGGTTCTATTCACACTGTTTCGAAGCGTGAACTTGGCGTTCCAAGTCATGGCAGCGCTGCCGATGGCGTTCATTGGATCGGTCGCCGCCTTGGTAATTACCGGTCAAACGTTGACGATCGCGGCAATGGTTGGATTCATTTCGCTGGCGGGGATCGCTTCACGAAACGGAATTTTGCTGCTTCAGCACTATTTGCATCTGGTGCAACACGAAGGCGAAGAATTCACACCTGCGATGATCGTTCGCGCCGGGCTTGAACGGCTTGCGCCGGTGCTGATGACTGCCCTCACGTCCGGCATTGGCTTGGTCCCTCTAGTCTTGTCGGCAGGTGAAGCCGGGAAAGAGATTTTGTATCCCGTCGCGACCGTGATTCTGGGTGGCTTGATCAGCTCCACGGCGTTGGATTTCTTTGTTCACCCAGCTCTATTCTCGCTCTTTGGCATCACGTCGGCGAAACGGGTGGTGGGTGATTCGGTGAAAGAAGTGACTTTGGATGAGTGA